In Clostridium sp. JN-1, one genomic interval encodes:
- a CDS encoding LacI family DNA-binding transcriptional regulator, with protein MANLTIKDISKMAGVGVSTVSRVLNNHPDVKEETREKVLRVIDKVNYVPNNSARNLKRNTSNNIGVLIKGIHNPFFSEMTKFIEEKIAEKEYSMILHYNNTNPNDFEIAVEFIKEKRLKGLICLGGYFNNLTKNQLKDLDTPIVFTSIDSIKNVDNSLFSSVTIENKKAAFDAVNYICSLGHRNIGVITSCEKNTSVGRLRLEGYKEALIQNNIEYNKEFSEKGEYTFEAGFNAANKLLDKNLNITAIFASSDIMAIGASKAILKRGLRIPEDISIVGFDGIEYAKYFHPSITTIRQPVEDMGEKSADILFDIINGKSGHKHVVINTELIKRDSCRRLI; from the coding sequence TCATCCTGATGTAAAAGAAGAAACGAGGGAAAAGGTTTTAAGAGTAATAGATAAAGTAAATTATGTGCCAAATAACAGTGCTAGAAATTTAAAAAGAAATACTTCAAATAATATAGGGGTTTTAATCAAAGGTATCCATAATCCATTTTTTTCTGAAATGACAAAATTTATAGAAGAAAAAATAGCTGAGAAGGAGTATTCAATGATACTTCACTATAACAATACAAATCCAAATGATTTCGAAATTGCTGTTGAATTTATAAAGGAGAAAAGATTAAAAGGGCTCATATGCTTAGGGGGTTATTTTAATAATTTAACTAAAAATCAGCTTAAGGATTTAGATACGCCTATAGTTTTTACATCAATAGACAGCATAAAAAATGTGGACAACAGCCTTTTTTCAAGTGTAACTATAGAAAATAAAAAAGCAGCATTTGATGCAGTAAACTATATATGCAGTTTGGGACATAGAAATATTGGAGTTATAACAAGCTGTGAAAAAAATACTAGTGTAGGAAGGCTTAGACTTGAAGGGTATAAAGAGGCTTTGATTCAAAATAATATTGAATATAATAAAGAGTTTTCAGAAAAAGGGGAATATACTTTTGAAGCCGGCTTTAATGCAGCAAATAAACTTTTAGATAAAAATCTAAATATTACTGCGATATTTGCGTCAAGTGACATTATGGCAATTGGAGCATCTAAGGCAATATTAAAGAGGGGACTTAGAATTCCTGAGGATATTTCTATAGTAGGTTTTGACGGTATAGAATATGCAAAATATTTTCACCCATCTATAACTACAATTAGGCAGCCTGTTGAGGATATGGGAGAAAAAAGTGCGGACATCTTATTTGATATTATAAATGGTAAGAGTGGGCACAAACACGTAGTAATAAATACAGAGTTAATAAAAAGAGATTCTTGTAGAAGATTAATATAA